GAAAAGGACGTCGAGGCGATCGCCAGCTATTTCGCACTGCCGGCTTTGTCCGAGCGCGCCGAAGGCTGGGAAAACCTCGCCCGCTGGAAGAAGGCCGATCCGGATTTCGCCCGCTGGGTGCAGCAGAACGTGCAGCCGCACAAGAACCCCGATTACGGCATGGTGACGATCTCGCTGAAGCCGATCGGCGGCATTCCGGGGGATGCTACCGACGCGCAGATGGATGCGATCGCCGATCTCGCCGAAGAATATGCCTTCGACGAAATCCGTGTCAGCCATGAGCAGAACCTCATCCTGCCGCATGTTGCACTTGCCGATCTGGAAGCCGTCTATCGCGGCCTCGTCGCCATCAATCTGGCCGAAGCCAATGCCGGCCTGATCACCGATATCATTGCCTGTCCGGGGCTGGACTATTGCGCGCTCGCCAATGCGCGCTCCATTCCGCTGGCGCAGGAAATCTCCCGCCGTTTCGGCAATGCCGAACGCCAGGCCGAGATCGGCGAGCTGAAGATCAAGATCTCCGGCTGCATCAATGCCTGCGGCCACCACCATGTTGGCCATATCGGCCTGCTTGGTGTCGAGAAGAAGGGCGCCGAACTCTACCAGATCACCCTCGGCGGTTCCGGCGACGAACATACCTCGATCGGCGAGATCATCGGCCGCGGTTTTGAGCCCGACCGGGTGACGGACGCGATCGAGACGATCGTCGACACCTATCTCGGCCTGCGCCTCGATCCATCGGAGATCTTCCTTGCCACCTATCGCCGCGTCGGGCCGCAGCCTTTCAAGGCTGCGCTCTACGGCTCAACCGCCGAAGCGGCATAAGGAGGCGATGATGACGAAGATCTGGAGAGAAACCGGTTTTGTCGAAAACGATCCCTGGGTGATCGAGACCGACGAGGCGAAGGCGACCGGCGAGCAGAAGCCGCTGCTCAGCCTCGACGAGCTGATCGCCAAGGCCGACGTAAGCAACGATGTCGGCCTCGGGGTGCTGATCAAGCCGGCCGACGATGTGCGCCGGCTGGAGCCCTATCTCTATCGCCTCGAAATCGTTGCCGTCGCCTTTCCGGCGTTCAACGACGGGCGGGCCTTCAGCCATGCCTCGCTGCTGCGCCAGCGCCTCGGCTACACCAACGAGCTGCGCGCCGTCGGCGACGTGCTGATCGACCAGGTGCCGCTGATGCTGCGCGTCGGTATCGACAGCTTTTCCGTCAGCAACGCCACGGCGCTGAAGCGGCTTTCCGAAAACCGTCTTCCCGCCATTCCCCATCATTATCAGCCGGCGGTGCGTGACGCCGAAGCCGGCAAGGGCTATAGTTGGCGCCGTCAGGCGAAGCCGGCCGCATAAGCGACCGATCCGCCTTTTTACGATGAGCGGAACGGTAGCATGAAGACATTCGAAGTGGCGGTGATCGGTGGCGGTCTCGCCGGCATGATCGCCGCAATCGCGCTTGGTCGCGGTGGCCGTAGTGTGGCGCTGGTGGCGCCCGTCGCGGCAAAAGAGGACCGGCGCACCACAGCGCTGATGGATCAGTCGATCCGCTTCTTCGACCGGCTGGCGCTCTGGGAAAAGCTGCGCCCGGCAGCCACGCCTCTCACCAGCATGCGCATCGTCGACGGCACTGACCGGCTGCTGCGCGCGCCGACGACCACCTTCCGCGCCGCTGAGGTCGGCCTCGATGCCTTCGGCTATAATTTCCCCAACAAGGCGCTGATCGACGTCCTCGAAAATGCCGTCGCCGACGAGGGCAATATCACCCGCTTCACCGATATGGCCGAATCGATCGCGATCTCCGCCGAGACCGTGTCGATCACGCTTGCGGGCGGCGAGATGCTTTCAGCCGATTTTGCCGTCGGCGCCGACGGCCGCGGCTCGAAGCTGCGCGAGACGGCAGATATCGGCGTGCGCAACTGGTCCTATCCGCAGTCGGCGATGGTGCTGAATTTCGCCCATTCGCTGCCGCACCAGAACATCTCGACCGAATTCCATACCAAACATGGCCCCTTCACCCAAGTGCCGCTGCCCCAAGGTCGCTCCAGCCTCGTCTGGGTACAGGACCCCGCTGAAGCAGCAAAGCGCCTGGAATTGCCGCTTGCCGAACTCGGCGCCCTTGTCGAGGCGCGCATGCAGTCCATGCTCGGCAAGGTCGATGTGGAGGAGGGCGTCCAGGTCTGGCCGCTGTCCGGCATGATCGCCCATCGTTTCGGCAAGGGGCGCATCGCGCTGATCGGCGAGGCCGCCCATGTCTTCCCGCCGATCGGGGCGCAGGGGCTGAACCTCAGCCTGCGCGATATCATGGCGCTGACCGAGATCCTCTGCGACAGGGCGGAATTGCCGGTGCCGGCCGATGCCGGCGAAAGCTTCGACCGCAAGCGCCGCGCCGATATCATGACGCGCACGGCCAGTGTTGATCTTCTCAACCGCTCGCTGCTTTCGGATTTCCTGCCGGTGCAGATGCTGCGGGCTGCGGGCCTGCATATCCTCTCGGCGATTCCGCCGCTGCGCAATATCATCATGCGCGAAGGCATCGAGCCCGGCCGCGGCTTGCGCGATATTCCGGGTGC
This Rhizobium sp. NZLR1 DNA region includes the following protein-coding sequences:
- a CDS encoding DUF934 domain-containing protein translates to MTKIWRETGFVENDPWVIETDEAKATGEQKPLLSLDELIAKADVSNDVGLGVLIKPADDVRRLEPYLYRLEIVAVAFPAFNDGRAFSHASLLRQRLGYTNELRAVGDVLIDQVPLMLRVGIDSFSVSNATALKRLSENRLPAIPHHYQPAVRDAEAGKGYSWRRQAKPAA
- a CDS encoding UbiH/UbiF family hydroxylase; this encodes MKTFEVAVIGGGLAGMIAAIALGRGGRSVALVAPVAAKEDRRTTALMDQSIRFFDRLALWEKLRPAATPLTSMRIVDGTDRLLRAPTTTFRAAEVGLDAFGYNFPNKALIDVLENAVADEGNITRFTDMAESIAISAETVSITLAGGEMLSADFAVGADGRGSKLRETADIGVRNWSYPQSAMVLNFAHSLPHQNISTEFHTKHGPFTQVPLPQGRSSLVWVQDPAEAAKRLELPLAELGALVEARMQSMLGKVDVEEGVQVWPLSGMIAHRFGKGRIALIGEAAHVFPPIGAQGLNLSLRDIMALTEILCDRAELPVPADAGESFDRKRRADIMTRTASVDLLNRSLLSDFLPVQMLRAAGLHILSAIPPLRNIIMREGIEPGRGLRDIPGALREKLKRKKA